A window of Primulina tabacum isolate GXHZ01 chromosome 4, ASM2559414v2, whole genome shotgun sequence contains these coding sequences:
- the LOC142543272 gene encoding uncharacterized protein LOC142543272 — protein sequence MWQPQLQLLRSSAAAFFPLSPPPLPFLRPPQFPSRPIKPNHHYSPCSAHKTWLAQLSEVLTAATTADTILLAPTEEGPVELPPSAPSIFKTTDDPTVLQTATSVFLTGAITIFLFRSLRRRAQRAKEMKFRSSGTNKSLKEEAVDSLKSMSLSPVTAKSPPSPVQAFLGALTAAVIATILYKFTITIEASLNRQTLSDNYLVHQITITIRTIINGMCYLATFVFGANALGLFLYSGQLAFNSFMEGDSDGGNEPLGSSDPPLGDAETSGTASSNGDQNSDDTE from the exons ATGTGGCAGCCTCAACTGCAACTCCTCCGCTCCTCCGCCGCTGCCTTCTTCCCCCTCTCACCTCCTCCGTTGCCGTTTTTGCGTCCTCCTCAATTTCCTTCCAGACCCATCAAACCCAATCATCACTATTCACCCTGCTCTGCCCACAAGACATGGCTTGCCCAGCTCTCTGAAGTACTCACCGCCGCTACAACTGCAGACACAATCCTTTTGGCGCCGACGGAGGAGGGTCCCGTCGAGTTACCTCCCTCAGCTCCTTCCATTTTTAAAACCACTGACGACCCCACCGTCCTCCAGACAGCAACCAGTGTCTTCCTCACCGGTGCCATCACCATTTTTCTCTTCAGATCCCTCCGCCGCCGCGCTCAGCGTGCCAAAGAAATG AAATTTCGGTCATCGGGGACAAATAAATCTTTGAAGGAGGAGGCTGTAGATAGCTTGAAATCAATGTCTTTATCTCCAGTTACAGCCAAGTCTCCCCCTTCACCTGTTCAAGCCTTTCTAGGTGCATTAACAGCTGCTGTGATTGCGACAATTCTTTACAAGTTTACGATAACTATCGAAGCTTCTCTAAATCGCCAAACTCTTTCGGATAACTACTTG GTCCACCAGATAACCATAACTATCAG AACTATAATAAATGGAATGTGTTACCTTGCTACTTTTGTCTTTGGGGCCAATGCTCTTGGATTATTCCTCTATTCGGGGCAACTTGCCTTCAATTCCTTTATGGAAGGTGATAGTGACGGAGGAAATGAACCCTTAGGCTCGTCTGATCCACCGTTGGGTGATGCAGAGACTTCTGGAACAGCCAGTTCCAATGGGGATCAAAATTCTGATGACACAGAGTAA